A part of Neovison vison isolate M4711 chromosome 6, ASM_NN_V1, whole genome shotgun sequence genomic DNA contains:
- the RAB11B gene encoding ras-related protein Rab-11B: MGTRDDEYDYLFKVVLIGDSGVGKSNLLSRFTRNEFNLESKSTIGVEFATRSIQVDGKTIKAQIWDTAGQERYRAITSAYYRGAVGALLVYDIAKHLTYENVERWLKELRDHADSNIVIMLVGNKSDLRHLRAVPTDEARAFAEKNNLSFIETSALDSTNVEEAFKNILTEIYRIVSQKQIADRAAHDESPGNNVVDISVPPTTDGQKPSKLQCCQNL; this comes from the exons TGGTGCTCATTGGGGACTCGGGCGTGGGGAAGAGCAACCTGCTATCACGCTTCACCCGCAACGAGTTCAACCTGGAGAGCAAGAGCACCATTGGCGTGGAGTTTGCCACCCGCAGCATCCAGGTGGACGGCAAGACCATCAAGGCGCAGATCTGGGACACCGCTGGCCAGGAGCGCTACCGGGCCATCACCTCCGC GTACTATCGCGGCGCAGTGGGCGCGCTGCTGGTGTACGACATCGCCAAGCACCTGACCTACGAGAACGTGGAGCGCTGGCTGAAGGAGCTGCGGGACCACGCTGACAGCAACATCGTCATCATGCTCGTGGGCAACAAGAGTGACCTTCGCCACCTGCGGGCCGTGCCCACCGACGAGGCTCGTGCCTTTGCAG AAAAGAACAACTTGTCTTTCATTGAGACCTCAGCATTGGATTCCACCAACGTGGAGGAAGCTTTCAAGAACATCCTCACAG AGATCTACCGCATCGTGTCTCAGAAGCAGATCGCGGACCGCGCAGCCCACGACGAGTCCCCCGGCAACAACGTGGTGGACATCAGCGTGCCGCCCACCACTGACGGACAGAAACCCAGCAAGCTGCAGTGTTGCCAGAACCTGTGA